TGGTAGGCTTCGCCGGTGCTTTTCTGCCGGGTGCGGCCGCCGTCGCGCGAGCGGGCGTAGGCCAGGTCGTGGTTGGTGGCCACGTCGGGCGTTTCGCGCCACACCCACGAAATATGGAACGTGCCCTGCTCGTCGACGGCGGCCTGCCAGTAGGCGTTGCGTTGGCCCTGGCCGTCGATGAGCACGGTGTGCAGGCGCGTCCAGCGCTGGTTTTTCACGTCGTAGCGGTTCATCACCAAGTTGCCGTTGCCCGAGCCGCCCTCGCGGTAAAGGAACGCCAGGTCGCCGCTCGGGAAGCGGTGAAACTCGGGGTCGCTCACCTTGTCTTCCTGCTGGCCGGTCATGGGCAGCATGGGGCCCAGCGCCAGGGCCCCGGGGCGCAGGCCGCGGTTGTAGTGCAGCCGGTTGTTGTGGTGGTCGTAGGCGATGTGCAGGTAGCCAGCGCCGTCCACCATCAGGCTAATGTCGTTGTGGGCGTCTTCGACGTGGCCGCGATAGGCGGTTTTCTGCACCTGCCAGGGGCCCCGGGGCAGCGTGCGCTTGGCCAGCACGAGGTAGCCGGCCGAATCGTAAAAGGCGGTAAACTGCTCGTTTTTAAAGGTCGCCAGCGAGTTTTTGCGGAACACGGCCGTATTCACCGCGTTGCGCGCCCAGCCGTAGCCCACCACGCTGGCGGGCGCCTGGGCCCGCAGGGGCCCCGCCAGCAGCAGAAGTATGGACAGGGCGGCGCTGGCTTTGTATAGCCCGTTCAGCGGCCGGGCGGCTAGGGGAAAGGCGTGGGCCATCAGAAGCAAACAGGCAAATAATTACTCATAAAGAAGCTCTTACAGCTAACTGAACGTCATGCTCATGTGGCGTCCGCGCAGCATGACCGTCTTTTTGGTAAGCGCCTACTCGCGCACGACTACTTGGCGGCACAATAGTAGCCGCCGGGGGCCCCGGGGAGCGGGGGCATTTTCGGGAACCAGGGGCCCTGAATTCGGATTGGGGGCCCTAGGCCTCGGCAGGAGTAGCTGTGGCGGCCGAGCGGTGCGGCCCCCCGCCGATGGTACCAATCCACAGCGTGCCAGCGCGGTCGAGCAGCAGCGGCCAGGTGTAGCTGACGCTCAATCCATCAACTCCGTTGGGGTTGGCCACAAACTGCCGGAGCAGCACCAGCGAATCGGGCAACACGCGCAGCTTCAGCAGGCCCGCGTCGCGGGTGCTGGCCCATAGCACGTCGTGGGGCCGGTCATAAAGCAAAAACATGGACTGGTCGGTGGGTAGTTCGGCGCGGCCGTCGGGCCCGTAGCGGCGCAGGCCCTGGGCCAGCGAGGCCGCCCACACGGTGCCGTAGCGGTCTTCGGCCAGGCTCTCGACGCTGCCCTGCGGCACGCCAGCGGGCCGGGTGCAGGGCACCAGCTGCTCGCGGGCGGTGCCGGGGCGGCGCAACTGCCACAGCCCCTGGTTGATGGTGCCCACCCAGAGGGTGCCGTCGGCGGTTTGAGCCAGGGCCAATACGTCGGTGCCGGCGGTGTGGCTAGGCTGCGCGGGGCTCAGGTAGTTGCGGTAGGTGCGGCGGGCCAGGTCATAGCACGAAAAGCCGTTGCGGGTGCCAATCCAAAGCCGGTCGTGGGCTTCTTCCTTATAGATGGCGTTCACGAAGTTGCTGGCCAACGCGGGCTACCCGGCCAACGCGCCTTGGCGCTGCAAGTTGTGGAACGGCTTCTGGCGCAGGTCTACCTTATTAAGGCCCCCGGCCGAAGCCGCCAGCCACAGCACTTGGTTGCGGTCTTCAAATACCTGGTGCACGCGCTCGGAATTGATGCTGTTCGGGTCGTTGTCGACGGGCAGGAACTGGCTGTAATGGTCGAGGCGCAGCGGCAACTCGGTACCGGTGGCCGCAGCGGCCTCCCACAGGTGCAAGCCGTAGGTGGTGCCCACCCACAGCCGCCCAAACGAATCGAGCAGCACCGATTGAATATCGGCGTAGGGCGTGGGCAAGGCCTTGGCCACCAGGGGCCCCGGGGCACGGCGCTGGGCGCTGGCTACCCACAATACCTGGCGGTCGGTGCCCACCCACAGGTCGCCGCGGCGGTCGAGGTGCAGCGCGCGCACGTTGGGGGCCCCAGCCAGCGCGGCCGCCAGGTCCCCCGCCCCGGCTGGGATGCGCGTGTCGAGGCAGCGCAGGCCGGCGCCCATGGTGCCCACCCACAGGCGACCGTCGGCATCGAGGGCCAGGGCGGCGGCGTGATAGGCTAGCCCCGGCTGAGGCCCCGGCTGCGGCACCCGGCGCAGCGCCACCAGCCGGCGCTGGCCGTCAAAGCGCAGGGCAAACAGGCCGTTGCGCTCGGTACCCACCCACAGCTGGCCACCGGGGCCGGCGGCCAGGGCTACCACGCTGGCCTGGCTCAGCAGGCGGGCCAGGCGGCGGTGCGCGGGGCCGGCGTAGCGCGCGTTGATGGGTTGGAAGCGGTTGTGGTCGGCGTCGTAGAGGCTGAGGCCCGCGCTTTCGGCCCCAGCCCAAAGGCGGCCGTCGGGCCCCACGTGCAGCGCCCGAATGCGGTTGGCGGGCAGGCCAGGGGGTTGTTGGGCAGGGTGTAGGCTTGCAGCTTGCAGCCGTCGTAGCGGTTGATGCCCTTGTTGGTGCCCACCCACAGGAAGCCGGCGTGGTCCTGGGCCACCGCCATGGCGTCGCTGTGCGCCAAGCCCTTGTCCACGGTCAGGTGCTCGAAGCGGAACGCGCTAGGGGCCCCCGGCAACCCCGGGGCCCCAACGGCGCCAGGGCTGCCGGGGCCCCCAGCGCAGCTCGCAGCCACAGGCACAGCACCAGCAAAACCGCGCACCGCGCACCGGAGAAAAAGCGAATCAGTGACATTTCAGTAGTGGAGAAAGCTAAAAAAGTACTACTAAAGTTCTGAGCGAAACCGCCGCATACATGTATAAGCAATTATCAATCAATAACATAATTCAACGCCCCGCCGGGACTAATCCGCCGCCCATTCGCAAAGGAAAGCGTGACCAATTTACCCCCGCCCTTTGCCCAAAAATACCCCCTAGCGCAGTGCCGGGCCCCGGTACTTTTAGGCCAGCCGAGCCCCACGGCCATTCGCCGCCGGGCAGTCCATCGCCTGCAAGGATAATGATTGTTCCGCCAGCGGCTCCCCTGCTCCCACCTGCCCGGGCCCCCGGTCTGCACTTTTCTCACCCGTCCCGGCGCTTGCCGGACCCTTAATTTTTTGTTTATATGCGCGTAAAATGGCTACTCTTTTGGGGGCCCTGGCCCCGCTAACTCCCGCGGCGGCGCTGGCCCGCCGCGCTCC
This genomic stretch from Hymenobacter sp. PAMC 26628 harbors:
- a CDS encoding ligand-binding sensor domain-containing protein, whose protein sequence is MGGHQQGHQPLRRLQAASLHPAQQPPGLPANRIRALHVGPDGRLWAGAESAGLSLYDADHNRFQPINARYAGPAHRRLARLLSQASVVALAAGPGGQLWVGTERNGLFALRFDGQRRLVALRRVPQPGPQPGLAYHAAALALDADGRLWVGTMGAGLRCLDTRIPAGAGDLAAALAGAPNVRALHLDRRGDLWVGTDRQVLWVASAQRRAPGPLVAKALPTPYADIQSVLLDSFGRLWVGTTYGLHLWEAAAATGTELPLRLDHYSQFLPVDNDPNSINSERVHQVFEDRNQVLWLAASAGGLNKVDLRQKPFHNLQRQGALAG
- a CDS encoding BNR repeat-containing protein; the encoded protein is MAHAFPLAARPLNGLYKASAALSILLLLAGPLRAQAPASVVGYGWARNAVNTAVFRKNSLATFKNEQFTAFYDSAGYLVLAKRTLPRGPWQVQKTAYRGHVEDAHNDISLMVDGAGYLHIAYDHHNNRLHYNRGLRPGALALGPMLPMTGQQEDKVSDPEFHRFPSGDLAFLYREGGSGNGNLVMNRYDVKNQRWTRLHTVLIDGQGQRNAYWQAAVDEQGTFHISWVWRETPDVATNHDLAYARSRDGGRTRQKSTGEAYQLPITEATAEYALRIPQKSELINQTSMCGDAQGRPYIATYWRPAGRAAVPVPAGVPRRQALAGQPSVAAHPTPFSLSGGGTEKIPIARPQVLVRTLAGKTAVYVVFRDAERGDKASLATCPDLARPQWAVQDFPTAGLGNWEPTYDTERWKQTKVLNLFIQRTGQGDGETLEGLPPARIGAGVDAVSAASRR
- a CDS encoding ligand-binding sensor domain-containing protein; protein product: MNAIYKEEAHDRLWIGTRNGFSCYDLARRTYRNYLSPAQPSHTAGTDVLALAQTADGTLWVGTINQGLWQLRRPGTAREQLVPCTRPAGVPQGSVESLAEDRYGTVWAASLAQGLRRYGPDGRAELPTDQSMFLLYDRPHDVLWASTRDAGLLKLRVLPDSLVLLRQFVANPNGVDGLSVSYTWPLLLDRAGTLWIGTIGGGPHRSAATATPAEA